The proteins below are encoded in one region of Zerene cesonia ecotype Mississippi chromosome 26, Zerene_cesonia_1.1, whole genome shotgun sequence:
- the LOC119837117 gene encoding pancreatic triacylglycerol lipase-like, with translation MNPQNVISLLVAFFSLSSAQQKDQIVDYIGKGIQREIVAAKLPIVETIATVGSSQCKHVKKLVGVSYEQLQGENEPDLNQLRIFYKNRRSAINLNISEAAGWLRQARQYEPDNRFIIFVHGFTDNPTKDSFTNISSSFLKNNHNSVLALDGSSLIRWLYLRSTTYVRFIGRSLAELLAVLVGFGQDPSQIHIIGHSLGAHIAGFTGKTFQELTRRNLGRISGLDPAGPCFSHVDPELRLKHTDADFVDVIHTDAGVYGIKDAVGHADYFPNSGAMQPDCVLQTCSHSRAWLLYGVSILSPDSFPAVRCADWDAFKKGQCEKEISYMGYPAKPGTRGQYYLQTGDKFPYSLGKDGLRYVNNEGIVQSIGNIFG, from the exons ATG AATCCACAAAACGTCATATCCCTGCTGGTCGCGTTCTTCTCGCTGTCATCAGCTCAACAGAAGGACCAAATAGTGGACTATATTGGCAAGGGCATCCAACGAGAGATCGTGGCGGCCAAGCTGCCCATCGTGGAAACCATAGCCACTGTTGGCTCTTCGCAAT GTAAGCACGTAAAGAAATTAGTTGGTGTCTCGTACGAACAGCTGCAGGGTGAGAACGAGCCTGATTTAAATCAATTgaggatattttataaaaacag aCGGTCCGCTATAAACTTAAACATATCGGAAGCAGCTGGCTGGCTGCGGCAAGCGCGCCAATATGAACCGGATAACAGATTCATAATCTTTGTGCATGGATTCACAGATAATCCAACGAAAGATAGCTTTACGAACATTAGCTCATCTTTTTTGAAGAACA ATCATAACAGTGTATTGGCTCTGGACGGTAGTTCCCTGATCCGCTGGTTGTACCTGCGCTCCACCACGTACGTGCGCTTCATTGGCCGCTCGCTGGCTGAACTACTCGCTGTGCTGGTTGGTT TCGGCCAGGATCCTTCTCAGATCCATATAATCGGCCACAGTCTCGGAGCTCACATCGCTGGCTTCACAGGCAAGACCTTCCAAGAGCTCACTCGCCGCAACCTCGGCCGGATATCCGGGTTGGATCCCGCGGGACCCTGCTTTAGCCATGTGGATCCTGAACTGAGACTGAAGCATACAGACGCTGACTTTGTAGATGTTATACATACGGATGCTGGCGTGTATGGGATAAAGGATGCTGTGG GCCACGCGGACTACTTCCCCAACAGCGGCGCGATGCAGCCTGATTGCGTGCTGCAGACGTGCTCGCACTCCCGCGCATGGCTGCTCTATGGCGTATCTATATTATCTCCGGATTCCTTCCCAGCTGTTAGGTGTGCGGATTGGGATGCTTTTAAAAAGGGACAGTGTGAGAAGGAAATCAG TTACATGGGCTACCCAGCTAAGCCAGGCACCAGGGGACAATATTATCTCCAAACTGGAGACAAGTTTCCATACAGTTTGGGCAAGGACGGCCTGCGGTATGTGAATAATGAAGGCATCGTTCAGAgtattggaaatattttcgGATGA